The Festucalex cinctus isolate MCC-2025b chromosome 16, RoL_Fcin_1.0, whole genome shotgun sequence sequence GACCTAGCCAGGGTGTTGTACCCTGCGTCTCGCCTGAAGGACATATGGTTTTAcattgtgaagaagaaaaaaaaaagaagtacgcAACCGGAAGGAGTGTAGAAATAATACCGCCATACATCATTCCTGGTGCATTATTGGAAAATATATCGTTATCCGACGATCTGTCGACACCATGTTACCGTCCGTAATTGAACCGTTAGTCATGCGCTCCACCTCATCCAATATCCATTAGCAGTCTTTCACTCGGAGTTCATGCTCTCAAAGGCGGTCAGCCGAGTGAGAGGACAGACCGCTGCCCCATTCATTTTGGTCACAGCCACAATGGAAAGACGGCGAGAGATGTGATGGGATTGGACGCGACTCGCTTCGCAGAGCATCTCGTCTGCGGAGAGAAGCAGTCAGGAAAGTTGACGCTCATGCCAGTTCGGTGAATCAAAAAGCAGAGGCGGCAAAATTGCTCAGGCTCAAGTAGAAGTACGGGTACATGTGTAAGAAAAGACTGGTAGAAGTACAGGAACTGATTCAACTCCTGTGCTTCAATAAAAGTCCAACAACAAGTACAGGATTTTGAaaggtaaatgaaaaaaaagacacttgagcTCTATATGTTTAATAACATGACACAAAAGCATTTTGAATGCCGGAAGCTGTTGCTTTAGGCGAGCACAAGACCTTTCTCACCATTCGTGTAACCAGCAACATTCCAATAATAGAACTGAAAAGTCCATGTAGGTATCTGCACTTCATTATTTTGCCTCTGATACAACAAATGCAACACAAAACAACCACGAAATAGACTTGGAGAGCTGTCGCATGTCTCCTTTGTGTCTCTTCAACACATTGAAACAAGTGGCTGAAGTATGACGCTCGGGCAACATTGTCAGGAGGAATTTACTTGGctgaacacaacacaacacaacgcgGCGCAAATAAACGAGCAACTTGAAGATGACGATTTCCAGATATTGCGCCTGATGTGCTTCACGCTATCCGTCACGCTCCAATCTCATCCCGCGCTCGCCGTTCCTTTTTTGCTCCACTCGCAAGATGAATCTCGGTCACCGTCATTGTGCGTACGTCCGCGTGACACCCCTCACTTTGCCGTAGATTCTTCTGTCCTCTTATTCTGCTGGAGAGCGCGCCACCGCTACCCGACCCCCACACCCTTCATCTACCAAGGAAATACGGGCAATTTTGAGTACTATTGACGTATTAGTCTTTGGCGGTCAAGGCGAGAGGACaggcaaaagaaaagcaatgatAATTCAAGCTGCAAGTTGCAATGAACATGTCCTTGCGAGTCCATTTCATGACAAATCCTCAAAACCAACCTTGGGAATTGGGGCTCATTTTCCATCCTCCATGAAATTTCAAATAGTCCATGCACAAAACACAGAAACATGCACTTATTTGTGCAAATGATTGTTGTCTTGAGTAGAAATACAAAGATGCTGTCTTTCcaaaatattattcaaaatgCCACATATCTTCAAGCAGCTGCAATTTTGCACAATGCTGTCTATTCTCTCAAGATAATCAATCAATATTTCCAACAGAgatttctgttgttgttgcagtATAGTTGGTAAACATACTAACATACTGTAGGAAATCAGTCACATTCAACTGAACTGTGGTGCTTTACAGAGGTTATACAAACTTTTAGAACAAACTTCCCTCACTCTCgagttatgtatttatgtatgtggAGTGCGTATCaagaactggtgtcacagagAGAGATTTCAAATCCGAACCACACATGGAAATATCTCGGAAATGTTCCACCTCTTGCAAACCTAGTTATGTTTTACATCTTTACCTAATTTTGGTTTGATCCAAACTGTTGtcggtgttgattttttttcggGTTCTACTGAGGGTGTCTAGTTGGGGCCTGCTACAATACATTTTTCAGGACATTTTccgtatttagtcatttaattgaaAATGTTGACGCTGCATTCAGACTGGCATCATTGTGGCTTTCTTACAATGTTGTTGGGCATCAAACCCCAGTTTGAAGCTGGTCCATTTCACTGTAGTTTTGTTGATTCCCTTGCAGAAATGGAGACATGTTATTTATGTCTGTCTACTCAACATCCATCCTTCTTTCCTGGCAGGGGGAGGAGGAGACGATTCCAAACGGACGTCGGAGTGTTCGTTTGCCTCGTTTTCCAGCAAGCATGACTCGGATAGAGTCCGTGCACGGAAGGCCTCTCGTTAGCCACCGGGATGGAAACGCCGCTGAGGCGGTGGGCGTCGACCCCAGTGCACGACTCAACGCGGACGAGGGCGACGTCCGCGTCAATTTGTGCCATAGACGCAAGATGAAGGCCTGCAAGAGGGAAAAGCCAGGTGAGATGTTCAATTACAAGCACGTTGTTTTCGTGAGAGTGAAAGCCTTTGAACACAAGGAAGTCCgcgtatttgttgttgttttgtttttttaacgtctGCATTGTCACGGCTCAACATTCACCTTGTTCCTAATGAGCACTTTGCCATGTTGCtgctgtcttaaaaaaaaaaaaaaaaaaggcaaattacCCACATGCTGTCGTCTAGGAAGGCAGGACAGAACACGAGTTCTCAAACTAAGCATGTGTCACTTCCCGTCAATTAATCTGCATTTGACAGTGAGATGTTTTGCCGTGTTGTTAAGCCCAACAGGAATCATTTGAAGAAGTTTACAATCAACTACAGGCCAGTAGACACAATGATTTTTGAATCTTTGGTTGTTTAATTGTAAACAATGTTTTAGATGTGAATGTGCAGTATATTTGCTGACTGCTACTACGCAGGATTGAAAATTTGAAGGCAGCCACCTCTGCCTAATTTCGCCTCCAACGTTCTCAAAGCAGATTAGATAATCGGGTCTCTGCTGACTTTGTTCAGAAAGGACTAAGCTGGTTCAAAATCCGCTCAATTATCGTTTTAAGACATTGAGACAAAGATTGGAATTCATTGCGGTCATCATGCATTTGATTCATTTCTTCTTCCAATGTAATTTGACAGTAATTTGGTACCTTGAAAACTTTCAAGCAGTTTCCATGAATTGTCACAAATGGCAACATTTCCCAGAGggctcaataaagtcaagtctaagtctaaaataGCAGCAGCATCAAATGCAGAGCCGCTCAATCTATGGCGCCTCCTCACTCGACTGCGTTTGcttgaaaaatgtcaaaacttGCCAGCGTACGTGACACCGCCGCAGTGCACAGCCACCTGCATGAATTCATATCATCTGTCACCACTGCCTCCGCGCTCCCCCCGGTCCCACCCAGCCGACAAAGTGCGGCATTTTCCCCGGGCGAACCCGCGCCCCTTTTTCCGCCCCTTCGACTTTATCCGTCACAGACGTCCCGCCGCCCGACGCAGGTGGGCACGCGTTTGCCAACCGCACTTGCACGCCGACAAAAACGGGCTAACCGTGACTATTTAATCAGTCACGCTTTTGAGCACAAGCCCGCACCTTGCTGACTATCTGACTGACAAGCGTGGCGACGTCAGAGCATATTTCTCATGGCTGTCGTCAAGGCGGCGAAAACACGACTTTGGGCAAACTCGCCCCACAAACTCCCAGATACAAATCGGTGTGTGATTAGGACGCAACACGACCATCACtcagtggcgctcctgccattaggcgGATTAGGCAAATGTTAGGAGCGTTCGTGAGCAAAAGGGGCGACAGGGAgaggagatgttttttttttttttatttcttttttttttctttttcttttttcatcctTTGTCAGTCAAGCTAACGGCAGTATGCATGACAGTACACGGGGCTGTGAgaaaccaaatttcaaaataaaccttacactaccaagtagtatatgtagatcaatgcattgtaacacttttattttgaagtgttgCCGGAAGCGCGTCATCGGTGCTGTATTTGTGCGCGTCTATTCGGAGTTTTTGAACAATGGCGATATCAATGTGCACCAAACTGCTGGGCCAGACGTCAGTAACACAACATAGTCCTGAAGTTACGTTCAAGCCCCAGGTAAGAGGCTAATAAGACACAATTATGCTGACGTTGTATTGTACGTGGCCTGTTGCCAGCGTTTAGCCGCGACTGCTAGCTAACAGCGAGCTAACAGCAATGTTAGCAGTCTTGCGCAACCCTAAACCGGACGCTGGTTTGGCCGCCTTTTCAGCCGCGTTGGAGTTTATTAATGATGAACGAATTGAGTCACTTGAATGGCTCGTCAAAgtgaacgatgggaaccgagtctttattGACAGCGGACAACGACCAGCCCGGGGGGCTTTCCCACTATCGCATTCGCTTTCGGAGGGAGAGTCGTCTTCGCACATTAACGTCAATCAATTTACAACTATTTAGTGGCTCGTTAAGgtctgaaacaaacaaacaaacaaacaaaacaaaaactgctcGCTGCGTGTGTCATACATGGCAGAAGTGAAGAACACAACAGGATCGGCCGGCGTACAAAAACAACTCCAGTGTGATGAGCAGGCGGGATCGGAAAAGCTCGCCACCAAGTAGGAGTAAACTCCAGAGTAGATTTGATAAATGACAGCTAGACAATCAAAACACGCTCGCTGGTGCAGTGTAAACACGTGCTGGACAAAGTATGTCGTGTTGTACATACACATTAATTTTTTCCTGTCTtctataaaatttatgaaaccttactgaatgttatttttgaatatgtcaaaatgaaactgATCTGCACACTCCTACAGAAGTGTAGACTGTGGTGTGAAAGTGGACAGAGAgagcaaaactttattgttgacgAAAATGCACCTTGAGTCTCATGTacggtgttccctcgttttctgctggggttcggttgcaaaaaacacaaaaacattagatttaggttgatgaagtgccCCCTCTGCACTCTTTCTGGTGACAGGTCTGGCTCTTTAGTTAAGAACATGAAATGAAAACGCTAGTATGCTGTCCTGGATcaaggcttaaaaaaataaaataaaataaataaataaataaagatcacGGTCAGACTCTCAGGTGGATgcgcaggctgatacagcacggacgtactgaataaactaaactgggCTGCTCATGCCGTAGCAAAAAGTGAAGCCGGCggccgccatcttgcgttgccagacTTAAAGTTGACTTTTCCGCAGCATACGTTATCTTCCGCTGCAGCGAAAATATCACTGTGTGACgtatggttgtaccaataagtataaaataagtgtgggagatgctcaaaatgcagatttcatcagtaagaaatTGTCGATATACATTTTCGCTCATAAGGTACTGAGTGCTTCTCATATTGTTCTGCATCATCAGAACTAGGTAtaagaaccatcaacaatgaaatgaaagccaagcacaccagaaaaaaaacaagtcttgtgaaatgtaaacttctgcaagtcccgattcatgatactgagataatactctgaattaggggtgttaaaaaaaatcgattcggcaatatatcgcgatactacagcacgcaattctcgaattgattcaataggcagccgaatcgattttttaacatcaatttttgatggaaaaatattcaacaaaatgtctaactttcacaccttaagcatggaagaatgttatattaatggaacattaagccttaatattttatttcaatgctgttcaaacatgaaaaatgttgttaaacctgtttgttacatacagtggctcacagttataagataatacattttgatacaaatcttacagtgtacatgtgtaagtttactgaatggtattttctaaatttgagtaaaaatatcgcaacaatcgacttgtaaattcgtattgggattaatcggtatcgaatcgaatcgtgatacggatcgaatcgtcaggtactaggcaattcacacccctactctgaatggttgatgcaaataattaagttcgttctttgctaggctctcattatcccatacaagtgatttattgtagtacaattactacattattaattttgaactGCAACTGCGGTTTTAAAATTGCAGAGACGTGAAGATACCGTGTGCCCTGTGTGAGtttatgataaattattttgtggttggtctaagaAGTTGCGCAGGGTCGTGTTTGTGTTTGGTCTAATAAGACCCCCCCTTGGCGGTTGGGGgggcactaccagaaatcctgcctgGAGTGCCAAGTTGCTTAGCAACGCCACTGACCATCACTAATACGTTAATGATGTGAGTGCTTCCAGCATTCATACATGCAACATTTAAATGTATCATATTttgttctcctcacttttttcaagtacttctTAACATTTCTCGACCGATTCTCACCATTCCAAATGCAACATAACTCAAAAATTCATGCCATGTGGGCtgttatttttctcattccatttttcatcatttttcattcaGCTCAAAATGGGAATGATTTTTATCATTACAAAAACATTCTCACataccaaaaatatatattttttttacaggcatattacataattttcaacaatatcattccacattgAATGCATTCCATCTTATTCTGTTTTGTTCAATTTCATTGCACAtaattcaatatcattccacatgTTTCTTCAACATACTTCATATTTTTCACCAATAGATTCcacatcatttcatttcattaaatgttatttaatataatttcaaATCATTCCATATATTTCCATATAATTGCATGCATTTCCATATCACTCCACATggttctttatttttaaaattcagcATTCACTTGCAATTTCTTGAGATATCACTTTTTCTAGCACATTATATGTTAATATCTCATTTGGTGCGATGGGATCATTCATATATGCGGACATTGGCGTCACGATACACTGGACTGGCGACTTTGGCAGTGGCAGCGTGGGATCTGTTCCCACTCATGATTGACTGTCCACAAATTCCCCGTGTGGGATAAGCTTTGACGACCCACAACCTTATACAGAAGTTCTATAGCCAATGAATAGATGGAAGGTCCTTTTGgatatcaatccatccattgtgTGCCTTAGGATATAAGTGATATAGGGAGGACACCCTCAAAATCCAACTATTTTTATCCAGTCAATGAAGTAAAATGTCCATAATATATGAAATTTAGCTCTGAAGTTTTCCTTGCCACTTTTCAACTCCGCAATAATCCCTTCTATCTCTCTCCCCCTAGCCCCTTCACTTGGCAAGCCATCTTTCTTCCCATGGCCACCTTGTTTCCCTCCTGTGCCTGTGGAGGCGTGCTGCCATGCCCAAGAGCCGGTACACGGTGGGCCAGGGATGGAGGCGACGCTCGGATGGCCCCCGACCGGGTTCTCTCTGCCTCAGTCCTTCACACCGTCTCTCCGTCTGCTGGGACGGCGCTTCGGCAAGGTAAGGCGCTTTTCTTTCTCTTGCCGCTTTGTTGTTTCACTCAAAATCACACGTCATCCCCAGCAATCGCTTTTTATATCTTATCAACTTCAAACTCGAGCGATGTGGAGGAATCTGCAGTTTGTGTGTGCTTGTGGTAGGGGGGCGGGGGTCAATCACAGTCGTGTGTATCATATGTTATTAATTTGTCTAGCTGTCAGTCGAAACACACTCATGGCTGTATTTATTTCACCGCCCTCTCAGGCTCCATTAGTGGCTTGGGTTATTGCTTTTTGATTGTATTTGTTCCCCTTCTGCCTTTCATATCCGCAACAATATTACCTGCATATATGCGTTCCCCCTTCTACCGTTGTCAAAATTTGACTGATTGATCTTTCAATAAATCTATCTATTAGTTTATTACTTTTCTGTGGTGGAAATGCTGTTAGCGTACGGGTAGAAGCGATCGACAGCGGGATGCAGTCTGTCGTCAGATTGGATATtacattgatttgtttttgcGCTTTACTGATTTGGTGCGCATCTTGCAATTGAAAGAATGAAACTTCAAGGCCCTCCATGCAAACCTTAGCCTTGCATTTCTCATATCAAGCAATTGTAGGTTCCGGATTTGAGACTCCAACTAAGGTACAGTTGCTCTCCAATGAGCCATCTGGCCTTGGGGAGGTTACAGTGAGACAGACATGACTCAGTAGCCTACAAAATATGCAATGTGACTGCACCAATTGCACTTTACATTAGGCAACTTTAATGCAGAGTCAGTATTAATCCTCATTGCATTGCAACGCTAGCCGAAAAGTGGAACACTTGTACTTTTTTCACTTCAACCTTTCAAAATGTTCGCTGCAAATATCTATAGCGGCAGACAGATGCAGTTCTTCACCAATAATGAAGGGTTGCCcccttttttaatgtattttttttatttggtcagACTCTCTGAATGAAGGCTTTTGTTGCAGTGCTGGCCGTGACTAATTGTCTCGTTTTTGGTTTTTCCATTCCACAAATTCTGATGGTTTGTCGTTTAATACAGTGTGCCATGAATCCGTACCTCAAGTCGGACTCTTTAATTTAAATGCTGTCTGTGActtgttttgtattatttgttgAATCTTTCCCCCTTTCTTAACATGTTCTCCAACATCTATTGTCACCTTggatatataaaacaaacacgcaCTTACTTGCGGTATGAGCAACCTATGTATAGTCAAATTTATTCGGGCTTGTATCTCCTCCAACTGCCAGGCAGTCACTGAGTAGATGAAGTTAATGACACTTCCCACTATAATCCTACTTGAGGTCTTGTGGCCAGATAAGAGGAGGCCAAATCAACTCGAGGATGGTATGTAGGGTAAGAGATAACATGAGGATTTCTTCGCAACGAAGGTCTCGCATGAAGAGAGCCAtgcctttgcttttttttttttccccctttttcgaCAACATATACCTCCAGGTTGTCCTCAACTCCAAGCACAAGCTGCTCAGGCATTAATGCCCGCCGACTGTCGGCTTTGATTGACATTGCCGACTTAACCGGAGGCATAAATCCAAAGCCGCGGGAATGACTATAGGCTGTAAACAGCAATAAATAAACAGCGATAAACTCATCATTGTACCAGGAGTCTTGTCGCGCTGCAGTAGTCCTTGCAAGTAGGAACATCTCCGGAGTCCTTGGTAAAACGCACTTCAAATGAGTGTTGCCATGAGATTCACAGGCGTGTTTTTACTTGGCGCATTGTCACCTTTGGGGAGTTGTTGACTCAATCGCTCCCCACCGCATTGGCATGCCAGGAAGGTGCATGaaaccttttgtgattgatttcATAGACGTTTAAGAGCTCAAAGCCAAGAATTGCTCCATTTGCTAAAAAGAATGCGAGCGATTCATAGTTGAGTGTCCTTATATGTAAGCGCTTGTTCATTTGAGAAGGATATAACTGAATTAGAAGGTGAAGCAAAAGGGGAACCTTGCAGAAAAATGGCCTCCATTTTTTCCACGATCTTCAATTTTCGAGAGTCTGAAAAACTCCCAGGAAGATTTCATTGAATTAAACAAGGTTGCACACTTTTTCAAGGTCAGATATGTCGGACGGTACTGTAGAGGTTGTGCTGCTGGTCACACACAAAAAGCCAAGAAAATGCATGTGaatgaaatacaataaatgttttcataacaCATGAGGAGGTAGTGATTAACAGGTGGAACAAAATCCAAAGTAAAAATCAACCAAGTGGTCTTTTCTACATGGGCAACCCAGCATATTACATCAAGATGCACCTCAGGCTAACGACTGTCAGTGGTCTACGCAAGACCAAGTTTCTCATTGCAAATCTCTTAGTGTCCAATTATCAAACAATTTTTTCAGCTTTGATGAGTCAATTCTAAATTCTCACTTGGCGTTTCAGTTGAAATAAGGGGGAGGTGCTTCTGAAAGTTGTACATTGTATGCATGTATACTGCATGCTTAAACCCACCACATTCCCAGTCCGCACCAGTAGGCTGACAACAATATGTGCAATGTATCCTGGAAAGTGACACATGTGACTCAAGGGTGGAGGTTGACATCAACTTTGGAAGGTCTCAAAGCAATTACTTTAACCCCTGCGGCTTAAACAAAGATGCGGcatatttgcagatttttcCCAGGAATCTCATATTCTCGTCTACACTGTaactcaccatttttttttttattttttttttttactgttcatgattttttttaaattccatgtTGAAATGTTAGCTGTTCgtgtttttaattcaaatatgCTCACGCtggaaattgtattttaaattaGTTACATCTGCTATATCATGTCATGTGCGTGTTGTCGCACTGgcagtgtttttgtttctgttacCTTCTTTTGCTTCTGACGTCGCTGAATGTGcaatgtttatttttggcaGATAGCTAGTTAGCAGCGGATAGATTGCAGTTTTTCAATTGAGAGACGAGGTTCATGCCTCGAGCTTTTTATTTGTCATAAATGTCCAAGTACTTTTTAACACACTATCACTGTCGTTGTCATTAGACAGTTAGTCTGTTAGTTTAATGATGCAACTCTATAGACTAGCTAACAAAAATTGGCATCACGATTGCCGTACTATTAAACCATCACACGGTTCAGTTTTCTGACTACTTTGTGCTATCAATCAACTCTACCTCGTTCATACTACCGccagtttgtgtatttttttttccgttgaTGCGCTCAATAGCTCATTAGCTATAACAGACGGGGTTTGTTGGCTCCTTCAGGCTCATTCATCACTAATTCAGCTTTGTTTTGCTTCACAAAGAACCATGCTTTGAACATTtcttaaacactttttttcacgTTGGTTAACCGTTCTCTTATTTACACCGTAGAAAAGCACAAAATGAGACTCTCTTCATCagtcaacaccccccccccccctctttttttatCTGCTGATCAATAACTCAGTGTAATACTATCAATGCGTTGGGTATTGCCTTGATGCCTGCAGTGCCAAAAATACACTCCCAGGCAAATGGGGTCAGATAGCAATTTTAAAGCTTCCCGGAATGCCAGGACTTGATAAATCGCAAGATCAAAGACGCGTTAATGATTCATTTGTCTATGACTCATCTGGTTGTTTttgtacttaattttgtttttgccttttgttGATCCGACTTCCCTGGTCCCCCGGGTGCTCCTGCACACGCGATTGGTGCAAAGTGCTCTTGCTTCCGCATGGCCGGATACGCAAGTCAATATGTACCTGGTGAGGAATGGAGCTCACATAAAGACTTACCCATGATCAGAGTGGAGATGCCTGAATGAATGTGATCGGTAACGTTGTAAAATACAATTCTAAGTGCGAAGAGGCGCAGCAAAATACATCAATTGCTCACTGGATTGTTTATTGACACGCTTAACCAAACAACGGGACTAATTAGAACTTGATCCCTTGACAATAGACATGCATGACTGAATGTCACTTTGAATTATCATGGCAACAGAGCAGACATGTCACATGGAGTAGGCAAATATAAGAAAGTTGGATTGTGAATAAAAGTGCCTTCTCGGGTCATTTGTTATGCATAGTTCACTACAAAACCCCCCCACTAAAATAGAATAGATGCTACATGATTCATATGCGTGGATGGATAATTATCACCATCCCAATTATAAAAGAGATGCAAACAAGAGGTCTTGTAGCGGGGCAATATTTCTTGTCTGGTTCGTTGTTCAAATAATTAATGAGCATACTTTCAATCTCCCGATGGAGAACGCTCCACCAGAGGAGAGACAATTGCTAAGCCCCTGGTTGGCTGCGTAGTAGGtgggtcaaaaaataaaaagaatacagGGCAGGCCAGTGCATGTTCACACAAAATGGACACGATTTTGACCACGTGGCCTTATGTTTCTGCCATATACTTTTGCGAGCTCACACTGCACTGGGAATATGCAAGCGTGTCAGGTGAATCGGTGCAAGCACTTGTTTGCCTCCCTGGGGGCAGGAAGGGCTTGCCTGCCTGGGCGACTATTTAGCATGAAGGCCACAGGCTGAGGAgaccatttatatattttagtacCGTGATTGTGTGCAGTGTGGCTGTTGCTCTGTTTGAATAGTAGTGCCGTAAAGGAGACATTGTCTTTTCACAGTTTAAAACTGTTGTCTTAGTAAAAGcctcctgactttttttttttttttttccccggtcAAAGTATATCAAGAATTAAGTTGAAGAGATTATGTGTGTACAAATGCTGAATGTTATGTCACAATAAGGTGATATTCAGAAAAGCTTGGTCAAAGACCGTGTTGGAAAGTTGttcaaaaaatgtcatcaaCTAGATTGAAGTGTGCTGATCTCGATTCTAAGCCGAAACTGCATGAAAGAGGAAGAAACGGCTTAATTTGTAGAAACCAATACTATTGCTTTGGTTTTCAATGCCACAGTTGGCAGCATAGACTACTCCCCttccatattatttatttatttattcatttatttatttaatagatGGATATCACTGCAATGTCAGGACTAGAAAATCAGTTCACTTGCTAGGTTTGAGACCTGCCGTTGCTTAACACCTGGTAAGTGGTAACTATCTtcccatcaaaacaaaaaaaaatggaaaactgGAGCTGAGTGTGAATAACCAAGGGCAAGGGAGTCGTCCCAAGTAGATAAATAATGTACTCGGGCCTTGGTTGGAATTCGAGGCACGCCGGGCTGGATCAAATGTTATCAATTTTATTATAGTTGCTGGAGGAAGTTCATATCAGGTTCAGCATCTAATGGGTGTGATTAGATTCCCTTAGCATGGCCGGAGGGAGGGATGGGAGGGAGATGGTTGAGGGGGCTatcgggggttgctggagctgTTTGGGCTTTGTTTGGGTGCACAGAATGGAGGTCGTTTGATCATCATAGGACTCAGTCCCTTCCAGGTTGGACGAGGGGCATGTAATGCAAAGAAGTGGGGGTGGAGAGTCCCATAGTGAAGTCATTTCTAGAATGGGGTTGGGGTCAAACCGCTGATTGACATTGTTTTGTATGAAGACATTGCAAGGAAACGGACATACCTTGAATCTTCAACTAGCTGTTGCCATTGTCCATATCTTGCTGAACCACTATCTTTAAATGCCTGTCGATTCCATGAGCAGCCGATCTAAATGGGATATGAGACCTGATGCGCATGTATGTAGTCCTGCGTCGATCTTTTCACATTTGCACCCATCCTGTGTTGTGTCTCGTTGGCCTTTCAGCAAGCCCAACACATAACTTCACCCACACGTATTATCCGTCAGGAGCGCCCGGTGATGAGGCCGCGTTAAACGTGGCATTTGCGCTCGCTGATGAGCTTGCAAATCAGGACTTTGCCTCCATCGCTGGGCAGGGCacgtattcattcatttatactTTTAAGATTGTGACCATCAATCAGAGAGTTATAAATCTTCTCTTTGCTCTCATCAATAGGCAATCCGCTAATGCATGCTGCAGATCAATTCCTAACTAGCAGGAATCTCATCTCTTTCACAGACGCATATACGCACACAATACCCTGCACTAATATATGCAAATCAGTGCATACGTGCCTTTTATGCCAGCACGCATCACTATTGATGCATCAGTTGTTGCAGAAACAACAATACAGctatcagaaaaacaaaatgcctgAAAGGGGCCATGTTGTGCC is a genomic window containing:
- the LOC144003042 gene encoding uncharacterized protein LOC144003042 isoform X1, encoding MTRIESVHGRPLVSHRDGNAAEAVGVDPSARLNADEGDVRVNLCHRRKMKACKREKPAPSLGKPSFFPWPPCFPPVPVEACCHAQEPVHGGPGMEATLGWPPTGFSLPQSFTPSLRLLGRRFGKHMYSPTGAAIAGRCMAACDTFEKIQKFIVEPFMSKPPATKHIARLLPGLTLSVPERLNMAAIDTDKLGLFGNAASLRS
- the LOC144003042 gene encoding uncharacterized protein LOC144003042 isoform X3, which translates into the protein MTRIESVHGRPLVSHRDGNAAEAVGVDPSARLNADEGDVRVNLCHRRKMKACKREKPAPSLGKPSFFPWPPCFPPVPVEACCHAQEPVHGGPGMEATLGWPPTGFSLPQSFTPSLRLLGRRFGKICSSIKAFLGALHFALACQLWDLCWTVMAM
- the LOC144003042 gene encoding uncharacterized protein LOC144003042 isoform X2, whose translation is MTRIESVHGRPLVSHRDGNAAEAVGVDPSARLNADEGDVRVNLCHRRKMKACKREKPAPSLGKPSFFPWPPCFPPVPVEACCHAQEPVHGGPGMEATLGWPPTGFSLPQSFTPSLRLLGRRFGKHMYSPTGAAIAGRCMAACDTFEKIQKFIVEPFMSKPPATKDTNVSVWWAGLKEGAGQMWPGVK